One part of the Terriglobales bacterium genome encodes these proteins:
- the ispE gene encoding 4-(cytidine 5'-diphospho)-2-C-methyl-D-erythritol kinase has protein sequence MPLAVRSFAKINLGLRIGARRADGFHELRTVYQTLALHDVIKLELKPGTGIEIRSKDARVPTDESNTCWRVAERLLKSVKQRKRVVLTIEKKLPVEGGVGGASSNAAATLLGLERALKAQLPGDEKLKLAAEIGSDVPLFLVGGTVLGLGRGEDVYPLPDLPALDCVLVAPEVGVSTARAFADWDRLHDHDQGGDDDELPRPGGAASRQKLTVPEQHDTMNRFSGSVWSWLSGTSSGVPAKSGDRAEALLLDLVRAGIENDFERVVFPQHSELREVKRALERAGASFAALSGSGSSLFGLFGSSGEAEKAAKRLSVDGLNAVASQTLPRAEYWKRLWG, from the coding sequence ATGCCACTGGCCGTACGCTCGTTCGCCAAGATCAATCTCGGGCTGCGCATCGGCGCGCGGCGCGCGGACGGCTTCCACGAACTGCGCACCGTCTACCAGACGCTGGCGCTGCACGACGTCATCAAGCTCGAGCTGAAGCCCGGCACGGGCATCGAGATCCGGTCGAAGGACGCGCGCGTCCCGACCGACGAGTCGAACACCTGCTGGCGCGTGGCGGAGCGGCTGCTGAAGTCCGTGAAGCAGCGCAAGCGCGTGGTCCTGACCATCGAGAAGAAACTGCCGGTCGAGGGAGGGGTAGGCGGGGCGTCGTCGAACGCCGCCGCCACGCTGCTGGGGCTGGAGCGCGCTCTCAAGGCGCAGCTGCCAGGCGATGAGAAGCTCAAGCTGGCGGCCGAGATCGGGTCGGACGTCCCGTTATTCCTGGTCGGAGGGACGGTGCTGGGTCTGGGGCGAGGGGAGGACGTCTACCCGCTGCCCGACCTGCCCGCGCTGGACTGCGTGCTGGTGGCGCCGGAGGTGGGGGTATCGACGGCGCGGGCGTTTGCCGACTGGGACCGGCTGCACGACCACGACCAGGGCGGGGACGACGACGAGCTGCCGCGCCCCGGGGGCGCCGCATCGCGCCAGAAATTGACCGTCCCGGAGCAGCACGATACAATGAACAGGTTCAGCGGCTCGGTTTGGAGCTGGCTGAGTGGTACTTCCTCCGGTGTTCCCGCCAAGAGCGGGGACCGGGCCGAGGCACTGCTTCTCGACCTTGTCCGTGCCGGGATAGAGAACGACTTCGAACGCGTCGTCTTTCCCCAGCATTCAGAATTGCGAGAAGTGAAGCGGGCCTTGGAGCGCGCGGGCGCAAGCTTTGCCGCGCTGTCGGGTTCCGGGTCGTCGTTGTTTGGGCTTTTTGGCTCGAGCGGCGAGGCGGAGAAGGCAGCGAAGAGGCTGAGCGTCGACGGGTTGAACGCGGTCGCGAGCCAGACGCTGCCGCGCGCGGAATACTGGAAGCGGCTGTGGGGCTAG
- a CDS encoding ribose-phosphate pyrophosphokinase: MATVGTATTEKKPQATQPKGERKPQRARHDDKFKIFSGTANEPLADEICAFLGMPRSQAELKRFSDGEVYLQIMENVRGADVFVVQPTCFPVDQHLMELLLMIDALKRASARRITTVIPYYGYARQDRKDKPRVPVSSKLVADLLTTAGADRALIVDLHAPQIQGFFNIPVDHLFASPVLVGYVKEQAFPNLTVVSPDAGGVERARFFAKKVDAPLAIVDKRRTEMNVAEVMHVIGDVQGRTALILDDIIDTAGTLVKTGDALLEAGAAKVFACATHPVLSGPAIERIAKSRIEQVIVTNTIPLTEAGKNEKKIRVLSVAGLMARAIQSIHEETSVSTLFT, from the coding sequence ATGGCGACCGTGGGAACCGCGACGACGGAAAAAAAGCCGCAAGCGACGCAGCCCAAGGGCGAGCGCAAGCCGCAGCGCGCGCGCCACGACGACAAGTTCAAGATCTTCTCCGGCACGGCGAACGAGCCGCTGGCCGACGAGATCTGCGCCTTCCTCGGGATGCCGCGCTCGCAAGCCGAGCTGAAGCGCTTCTCCGACGGCGAGGTCTACCTGCAGATCATGGAGAACGTGCGCGGCGCCGACGTGTTCGTGGTGCAGCCCACGTGCTTCCCGGTGGACCAGCACCTGATGGAGCTGCTGCTGATGATCGACGCGCTGAAGCGCGCGTCGGCCCGGCGCATCACGACCGTCATCCCGTACTACGGCTACGCGCGGCAGGACCGCAAGGACAAGCCGCGGGTGCCGGTATCGTCGAAGCTGGTGGCGGACCTGCTGACCACGGCGGGCGCCGACCGCGCGCTCATCGTGGACCTGCACGCGCCGCAGATCCAGGGGTTCTTCAACATCCCGGTGGACCACCTGTTCGCGTCGCCGGTGCTGGTGGGCTACGTGAAAGAGCAGGCGTTCCCGAACCTGACGGTGGTGTCGCCCGACGCGGGCGGCGTGGAGCGCGCGCGGTTCTTCGCGAAGAAGGTGGACGCGCCGCTGGCCATCGTGGACAAACGCCGCACGGAGATGAACGTGGCGGAAGTGATGCACGTCATCGGCGACGTGCAGGGCCGCACCGCGCTCATCCTGGACGACATCATCGACACCGCCGGCACGCTGGTGAAGACCGGGGACGCGCTGCTGGAAGCGGGCGCGGCCAAGGTGTTTGCCTGCGCCACGCACCCGGTGCTGAGCGGGCCGGCGATCGAGCGCATCGCGAAGTCGCGCATCGAGCAGGTCATCGTGACCAACACCATCCCGCTGACGGAAGCGGGCAAGAACGAGAAGAAGATCCGGGTGCTTTCGGTGGCGGGGCTGATGGCCCGCGCCATCCAGAGCATTCACGAGGAGACTTCGGTCTCCACGCTGTTCACGTAG
- a CDS encoding 50S ribosomal protein L25, with product MATGTQQPTNTVEAQPRQDASRGKNEARRLRAQGRIPAVLYGAKKQTMALAVDPKAITRILHSEAGHNTIFDLVAGGEKTKAMIIDWQYEPIKGHLLHIDMKRIAMDERLRVKVPVMLTGLAEGVKTQGGILEQITREVEIECLPGDIPSHIDMDVTELVFTQVRRVADLPHSDKYKYMTDENTPVAHIVSVKEEVAPAPEAVADAAAAPAEPEVIKKGKQETEEEGAEPAAAGEAPAKKEKKEK from the coding sequence ATGGCAACCGGAACGCAGCAACCCACGAACACGGTCGAAGCGCAGCCGCGCCAGGACGCGTCGCGCGGCAAGAACGAAGCGCGCCGCCTGCGCGCCCAGGGACGCATCCCCGCGGTGCTCTACGGCGCGAAGAAGCAGACCATGGCGCTCGCCGTCGACCCCAAGGCGATCACTCGCATCCTGCACTCGGAGGCGGGGCACAACACCATCTTTGACCTGGTCGCGGGCGGGGAGAAGACCAAGGCGATGATCATCGACTGGCAGTACGAGCCCATCAAGGGACACCTGCTGCACATCGACATGAAGCGCATCGCGATGGACGAGAGGCTGCGCGTCAAGGTGCCGGTGATGCTGACCGGGCTGGCGGAAGGCGTGAAGACGCAGGGCGGCATCCTCGAGCAGATCACGCGCGAGGTGGAGATCGAGTGCTTGCCGGGCGACATCCCGAGCCACATCGACATGGACGTGACCGAGCTGGTGTTCACGCAGGTGCGCCGCGTGGCGGACCTGCCGCACTCCGACAAGTACAAGTACATGACCGACGAGAACACGCCGGTGGCGCACATCGTCAGCGTGAAGGAAGAGGTCGCGCCGGCGCCGGAGGCTGTGGCCGACGCGGCTGCCGCTCCCGCCGAGCCCGAGGTCATCAAGAAGGGCAAGCAGGAGACGGAAGAGGAAGGCGCCGAGCCTGCCGCGGCGGGCGAGGCTCCTGCGAAGAAGGAAAAGAAGGAGAAATAA
- the pth gene encoding aminoacyl-tRNA hydrolase translates to MKLIVGLGNPGIEYQFTPHNLGFLALDRIAEDCGGQIGNRRSRALTGKCSLAGHEVLLAKPETYMNLSGLAVGALVSELGIDPTKDMVVIYDELDLSWGTIRIRERGSAGGHNGVKSIIGALGTEEFLRIRLGIGPDHPVRNGRDYVLAPMKKAQLNVAAEMLDAAAEAVQVILQAGPAAAMNRFNRKKEEGSAAG, encoded by the coding sequence GTGAAGCTGATCGTCGGACTCGGAAATCCCGGCATCGAGTATCAGTTCACGCCGCACAACCTCGGATTCCTGGCGCTGGACCGCATCGCGGAAGACTGCGGCGGGCAGATCGGGAATCGCAGGTCGCGCGCGCTCACGGGCAAGTGCTCGCTCGCGGGACATGAAGTGCTCCTGGCCAAGCCGGAGACCTACATGAACCTGAGCGGGCTGGCGGTGGGAGCGCTGGTCAGCGAGTTGGGGATCGACCCGACCAAGGACATGGTCGTGATCTACGACGAACTGGACCTGTCGTGGGGGACGATCCGGATCCGCGAACGCGGCTCGGCGGGGGGCCACAACGGCGTCAAGTCGATCATCGGGGCGCTGGGGACGGAAGAGTTCCTGCGCATCCGGCTCGGGATCGGGCCGGATCACCCGGTGCGCAACGGCCGCGACTACGTGCTGGCGCCGATGAAGAAGGCGCAGCTCAACGTGGCCGCTGAGATGCTGGACGCGGCGGCCGAGGCAGTGCAGGTGATCTTGCAGGCAGGACCGGCGGCGGCGATGAACCGCTTCAACCGGAAGAAGGAAGAAGGTTCAGCCGCGGGCTGA
- the rpsF gene encoding 30S ribosomal protein S6, producing MNRVYEVMFIVRPDQQDEDVDKLVAGFEATVQGSGGKVQKVERLGKRRLAYMVQRFLDGNYVLLTVEGSGEMVHELERRLRVSEPVMKFLTVRIDEEQKRLDKIKKIRATRVKRAPITPAGEPAPGEPATTTPAAS from the coding sequence ATGAATCGTGTTTACGAAGTGATGTTCATCGTGCGGCCCGACCAGCAGGACGAGGACGTGGACAAGCTGGTAGCGGGCTTCGAAGCGACCGTGCAGGGCTCGGGCGGCAAGGTGCAGAAGGTGGAGCGGCTGGGCAAGCGCCGGCTGGCCTACATGGTGCAGCGCTTCCTCGACGGCAACTACGTGTTGCTGACGGTGGAGGGCTCGGGCGAGATGGTGCACGAGCTGGAGCGGCGCCTGCGCGTCTCGGAGCCGGTGATGAAGTTCCTCACCGTGCGCATCGACGAGGAGCAGAAGCGGCTCGACAAGATCAAGAAGATCCGCGCGACGCGGGTGAAGCGCGCGCCCATCACGCCGGCGGGCGAGCCGGCGCCGGGCGAGCCGGCCACCACCACGCCGGCTGCGTCCTAG
- the rpsR gene encoding 30S ribosomal protein S18, translating into MADEVKTNEAAPATETTTTTEAPAAAPAQAASTPTPSAPTHGGGSYQRREGRPGGPGGPRGERRPGSGPGGPRGDRKFFRRKKVCKFCVEKIDAIDYKDVGLLRQFVAERGKIVPRRLTGVCTPHQRRLSAAIKQARNIALLPFQARF; encoded by the coding sequence ATGGCAGACGAAGTGAAGACGAACGAAGCGGCTCCGGCGACGGAGACGACTACGACCACCGAAGCGCCGGCGGCGGCGCCGGCGCAGGCGGCGAGCACGCCGACGCCGTCGGCTCCCACGCACGGGGGCGGCAGCTACCAGCGGCGGGAAGGGCGTCCGGGCGGGCCGGGCGGCCCGCGCGGCGAGCGCCGGCCGGGCAGCGGCCCGGGAGGGCCGCGCGGCGACCGCAAGTTCTTCCGCCGGAAGAAGGTGTGCAAGTTCTGCGTGGAGAAGATCGACGCGATCGACTACAAGGACGTCGGGCTGCTGCGGCAGTTCGTCGCCGAGCGCGGCAAGATCGTGCCGCGACGGCTGACGGGCGTGTGCACGCCGCACCAGCGGCGCTTGTCTGCCGCCATCAAGCAGGCGCGCAACATCGCGCTGCTGCCGTTCCAGGCAAGGTTCTAG
- the rplI gene encoding 50S ribosomal protein L9 translates to MEVILKEDVPKLGNRGDVVKVAEGYGRNYLLPRKLAIEASTANKAVIEQMKQAAERRSERERGDAQALAGQFEGLALHFRRKAGEKDHLFGSVTSSEIAEELGKKGIEVDRRKIESEPIKTLGEHTVSVRLHRDVHVKFQVVVEKEAE, encoded by the coding sequence ATGGAAGTCATCCTGAAAGAAGACGTTCCCAAGCTGGGTAACCGCGGCGACGTGGTGAAGGTCGCCGAGGGCTACGGCCGCAACTACCTGCTGCCGCGCAAGCTCGCTATCGAGGCGAGCACGGCCAACAAGGCCGTGATCGAGCAGATGAAGCAGGCGGCGGAGCGCCGCTCGGAGCGCGAGCGCGGCGACGCGCAGGCGCTCGCCGGGCAGTTCGAAGGCCTGGCGCTGCACTTCCGCCGCAAAGCCGGCGAGAAGGACCACCTGTTCGGGTCGGTCACCTCGAGCGAGATCGCCGAGGAGCTGGGGAAGAAGGGCATCGAGGTCGATCGCCGGAAGATCGAATCGGAGCCCATCAAGACGCTGGGCGAGCACACCGTGAGCGTGCGGCTGCACCGCGACGTCCACGTGAAGTTCCAGGTCGTGGTGGAGAAGGAAGCGGAGTAA
- a CDS encoding c-type cytochrome, whose protein sequence is MRAALALLALASVALAQTTPAPAKSPTQPKTAAEQFKNVKVLKDVPADQWFATMAFVAGSLGVGCDHCHVTTAWEKDDKPAKLRAREMMQMVRQINAQNFPDQPNRVTCTTCHNGSTKPARSPAVALAGWTKEYAAATAPRKEAPEAPPTADQVLANYRLAIGGANVARVQTRQYSGTVTSYNARAEGPRSLEQDVLIAGDKVRVEVTEAQGNTLVVYDGRSGWVQTPKESHAMAPAEIENIRTNVLGNLRVDYLPAFTQAVLRGEDKVRGAAVWAVDLTLSDGKTETYLFDQESGLLLLRRATQTSAFGKFPAETWFMDYKDVGGGVRIPLTIITANVSHGIVRRYDEIRVNVPVDMKKFTPPAGATGTGD, encoded by the coding sequence ATGAGAGCCGCGCTCGCTCTGCTCGCACTCGCTTCCGTCGCGCTCGCGCAAACCACGCCCGCGCCCGCGAAATCCCCAACGCAACCCAAGACTGCCGCCGAGCAGTTCAAGAACGTCAAGGTGCTGAAGGACGTCCCGGCGGACCAGTGGTTCGCGACCATGGCCTTCGTCGCGGGCTCGCTCGGCGTCGGCTGCGATCACTGCCACGTCACCACCGCGTGGGAAAAAGACGACAAGCCTGCGAAGCTGCGCGCCCGCGAGATGATGCAGATGGTCCGGCAGATCAACGCGCAGAATTTTCCCGACCAACCCAACCGCGTCACCTGCACGACCTGCCACAACGGCTCGACCAAGCCGGCCCGCTCGCCGGCAGTCGCGCTCGCCGGCTGGACGAAGGAGTACGCCGCCGCAACGGCGCCCAGGAAAGAAGCTCCGGAAGCCCCGCCCACGGCCGACCAGGTGCTCGCCAACTACCGGCTCGCCATCGGCGGAGCGAACGTCGCGCGCGTGCAGACGCGCCAGTATTCCGGCACCGTCACCAGCTACAACGCCCGCGCCGAAGGCCCGCGCTCGCTCGAACAAGACGTGCTCATCGCGGGCGACAAGGTGCGCGTCGAGGTCACCGAAGCACAAGGCAACACGCTGGTCGTCTACGACGGCCGCAGCGGCTGGGTCCAGACGCCGAAGGAATCCCACGCCATGGCGCCCGCCGAGATCGAGAACATCCGCACCAACGTCCTCGGCAACCTGCGCGTCGATTACCTGCCCGCGTTCACGCAGGCTGTCCTGCGCGGCGAAGACAAGGTGCGCGGCGCTGCTGTCTGGGCCGTCGACCTCACGCTCTCCGACGGCAAGACGGAAACGTATCTCTTCGACCAGGAGAGCGGCCTGCTCCTCCTGCGCCGCGCCACGCAGACCAGCGCTTTCGGCAAGTTCCCCGCCGAGACCTGGTTCATGGACTACAAGGACGTCGGCGGCGGCGTCCGTATTCCCTTGACCATCATCACCGCCAACGTGAGCCACGGCATCGTCCGGCGCTACGACGAGATCCGCGTCAACGTGCCGGTGGACATGAAGAAATTCACCCCGCCCGCCGGCGCGACCGGCACCGGCGACTAG